The Ornithinimicrobium faecis genome includes a window with the following:
- a CDS encoding HepT-like ribonuclease domain-containing protein: MSRDPAQRIADVLEAIERCRRYVAALDGDAGLLEMAEDAIERNLQIIGEAVNHLPAEITDVHPEIAWPQIRGFRNILVHEYVGVDVDIVRDVVETHLPPLAEALRGHLAAD; the protein is encoded by the coding sequence GTGAGTCGTGACCCGGCCCAGCGGATCGCTGATGTTCTCGAGGCCATTGAGCGGTGCCGGCGGTATGTCGCTGCTCTTGATGGCGATGCAGGCCTGCTGGAGATGGCAGAGGACGCGATCGAGCGAAACCTGCAGATCATCGGCGAAGCCGTGAACCATCTCCCCGCAGAGATCACGGATGTACATCCGGAGATCGCCTGGCCGCAGATCCGAGGCTTCCGCAACATCCTCGTCCATGAGTACGTCGGCGTCGATGTTGACATCGTCCGCGACGTCGTCGAGACCCATCTCCCGCCTCTCGCCGAAGCATTGCGCGGCCATCTCGCTGCCGACTGA
- a CDS encoding nucleotidyltransferase domain-containing protein: protein MTDFVGRAHSFVAANYPQADAAFLGGSAASGESTESSDLDILVLLPDEWSSTSFVETTTYEGQLVEAFVYGRGALRSWLEKGRDESRPVLDRLIAHGVSLVEGEIAEDLVASSRRVLDAGPAPIDAEQLNRRRYSLSALVDDVADAADLGVRNVVSWAAWKEAAELAQLWTGRWVGTGKWLLRELRAHGDPFDLAVWVDQGGRDTDALLKSCRSLLDSVGGHLQAGYVRGEKPHLL, encoded by the coding sequence GTGACTGACTTCGTGGGCCGTGCGCATTCGTTTGTCGCGGCGAACTATCCGCAGGCAGATGCGGCGTTCCTCGGAGGGAGCGCAGCATCAGGAGAGTCGACCGAGTCGTCAGACCTGGACATCTTGGTCTTGCTCCCAGATGAGTGGTCGTCCACCTCCTTCGTGGAGACCACCACGTATGAGGGCCAGCTCGTGGAGGCCTTCGTGTACGGACGTGGTGCGCTCCGGTCGTGGCTTGAGAAGGGGCGTGACGAGTCCCGCCCTGTGCTGGACCGACTTATTGCGCACGGTGTGTCCCTCGTTGAGGGCGAGATCGCGGAGGATCTGGTTGCCTCCTCGCGGAGGGTTCTTGATGCAGGTCCCGCACCCATCGATGCGGAACAACTGAACCGACGGCGGTACTCGCTGTCGGCACTGGTCGACGATGTCGCGGATGCAGCGGATCTGGGCGTCCGCAACGTGGTGTCGTGGGCGGCTTGGAAGGAAGCGGCTGAGTTGGCCCAGCTGTGGACGGGACGCTGGGTAGGGACGGGGAAGTGGCTGCTGCGTGAGTTGCGCGCGCACGGCGACCCGTTCGACTTGGCGGTTTGGGTGGACCAGGGTGGTCGCGACACGGACGCTCTTCTGAAGAGTTGTCGCTCACTGCTCGATTCGGTGGGAGGCCACTTGCAGGCTGGATACGTCAGGGGCGAGAAGCCACACCTGCTGTGA
- a CDS encoding nucleotidyltransferase family protein, with protein sequence MAEIMTTETLALRELIDVRRDEFQVLLDRYVATNPKLFGSVARGTASPGSDIDILVEMDPADGNLLMRASGLLEETRALFGRDDIDVFPVQLLKRPVSAAALEDAVAL encoded by the coding sequence ATGGCTGAGATCATGACAACGGAGACGCTCGCTCTTCGCGAGCTCATCGACGTGCGTCGTGATGAGTTCCAAGTCCTCCTCGACCGGTACGTCGCGACCAACCCGAAGCTGTTCGGGTCCGTCGCTCGGGGCACCGCATCTCCGGGGTCGGATATCGACATCCTCGTCGAGATGGATCCTGCCGATGGCAATCTCCTGATGCGAGCCTCCGGCCTGTTGGAAGAGACTCGAGCCCTGTTCGGCCGCGATGACATCGACGTGTTCCCTGTGCAACTGCTCAAGCGGCCGGTCTCGGCCGCGGCGCTCGAGGATGCCGTGGCATTGTGA
- the ychF gene encoding redox-regulated ATPase YchF, translating to MALSIGIVGLPNVGKSTLFNALTKNTVLAANYPFATIEPNVGVVPLADKRLDRLAEIFGSQRILPAPVSFVDIAGIVRGASEGEGLGNKFLANIREADAICQVVRAFVDDDVVHVDGKVSPQDDIETINTELVLADMQTLETAIPRLEKEVKGKKTDKAVLDTALAAQKVLEAGDTLFAKGVEGGVDMDLARGLGLLTTKPFLYVFNLDEDGLTDTALHDELAALVAPAEAIYLNAKLEADLAELDEEEAAELLESVGVTEPGMLQLARVGFQNLGLQTYLTAGPKESRAWTIRKGSTAPQAAGVIHTDFQRGFIKAEVVSFEDLDAAGSMADARAAGKVRMEGKDYVMTDGDVVEFRFNV from the coding sequence GTGGCACTCTCTATCGGAATCGTTGGCCTGCCCAACGTCGGCAAGTCGACCCTCTTCAACGCACTTACCAAGAACACGGTGCTCGCCGCGAACTATCCGTTCGCGACGATCGAGCCCAATGTCGGGGTGGTCCCGCTCGCGGACAAACGTCTCGATCGGCTCGCCGAGATCTTCGGCAGCCAGCGGATCCTGCCGGCACCCGTCAGCTTCGTGGACATCGCCGGCATCGTGCGCGGCGCCTCCGAGGGGGAGGGGCTGGGCAACAAGTTCCTGGCCAACATCCGCGAGGCCGACGCGATCTGTCAGGTGGTGCGTGCGTTCGTCGACGACGACGTCGTGCACGTCGACGGCAAGGTCAGCCCGCAGGACGACATCGAGACCATCAACACCGAGCTGGTGCTGGCCGACATGCAGACCCTCGAGACCGCGATCCCGCGTCTTGAGAAGGAGGTCAAGGGCAAGAAGACCGACAAGGCTGTCCTGGACACCGCGCTCGCGGCACAGAAGGTGCTCGAGGCCGGCGACACCCTGTTCGCCAAGGGCGTCGAGGGCGGCGTGGACATGGACCTGGCCCGCGGCCTGGGCCTGCTGACCACCAAGCCCTTCCTGTATGTCTTCAACCTGGACGAGGACGGCCTGACCGACACCGCCCTGCACGACGAGCTCGCCGCTCTGGTGGCGCCCGCCGAGGCGATCTATCTCAACGCCAAGCTCGAGGCCGACCTGGCCGAGCTCGACGAGGAGGAGGCCGCCGAGCTGCTCGAGTCCGTCGGTGTCACCGAGCCGGGCATGCTCCAGCTCGCCCGTGTCGGCTTCCAGAACCTGGGCCTGCAGACCTATCTGACCGCTGGCCCCAAGGAGTCCCGCGCCTGGACCATCCGCAAGGGCTCGACCGCGCCACAGGCAGCCGGTGTCATCCACACCGACTTCCAGCGCGGCTTCATCAAGGCCGAGGTCGTCTCGTTCGAGGACCTCGACGCTGCCGGCTCGATGGCCGATGCCCGCGCGGCCGGCAAGGTGCGCATGGAGGGCAAGGACTACGTGATGACCGACGGTGACGTCGTGGAGTTCCGCTTCAACGTCTAG